The following coding sequences are from one Epinephelus moara isolate mb chromosome 7, YSFRI_EMoa_1.0, whole genome shotgun sequence window:
- the LOC126393354 gene encoding trace amine-associated receptor 8a-like: MEEDELCFPQVNTSCRKTSRPHLEATVTLSVLSCITLLTMVLNLLVITSISHFRQLHTTTNFILLSLAVADFLVGIVLMPAEIIIYRGCWILGDIMCVVYYFSAFFAVSASVGNMVLISVDRYIAICDPMFYSTKVTVKRVQLCICLCWLSSAVHSSWMLRDLLKQPGRYNSCYGECVIVVNYIEGAVDLVVTFLGPFLVIIILYMRVFVVAVSQARALRSRITADTLQRSNTVTPKKSEMKAARTLGIVVVAFIVCNCPYYCFTVAAENNLVGASSGNIELWLVYFNSCLNPVIYVFFYPWFRKAIKHIVTLKILKPGSSEANIV, translated from the exons ATGGAGGAGGATGAACTCTGCTTTCCCCAAGTCAACACCTCCTGCAGGAAGACAAGTCGCCCTCACTTGGAGGCCACAGTCACTCTCAGTGTGCTGTCCTGCATCACTCTGCTCACTATGGTTCTTAACCTGCTGGTCATCACCTCTATCTCCCACTTCAG GCAGCTTCACACCACCACCAACTTCATCCTCCTGTCTCTGGCTGTTGCAGACTTCCTTGTCGGTATTGTGCTAATGCCAGCTGAAATCATCATCTATAGAGGTTGTTGGATTCTGGGTGACATAATGTGTGTTGTGTATTACTTTTCAGCTTTCTTTGCTGTCAGTGCATCAGTAGGAAACATGGTTCTCATATCAGTTGACCGCTACATTGCTATTTGTGACCCCATGTTTTACTCCACCAAAGTCACTGTGAAAAGAGTTCAACTCTGCATTTGTCTGTGTTGGTTATCTTCTGCTGTTCACAGCAGTTGGATGCTGAGGGATTTATTGAAACAGCCAGGCAGGTATAACTCCTGTTATGGAGAGTGTGTAATTGTAGTTAATTATATTGAAGGAGCTGTTGACCTTGTTGTGACCTTTTTGGGCCCCTTTCTTGTCATCATAATTTTGTATATGAGAGTGTTTGTGGTGGCTGTGTCTCAGGCTCGTGCCCTGCGCTCTCGCATTACAGCTGATACACTTCAGCGTTCAAATACAGTAACTCCTAAGAAATCTGAGATGAAAGCAGCCAGAACTCTTGGTATTGTTGTAGTAGCGTTTATTGTGTGCAACTGTCCATATTATTGTTTCACTGTTGCAGCTGAGAACAACTTGGTTGGGGCGTCATCTGGAAACATTGAACTTTGGCTGGTGTACTTTAATTCCTGTCTAAACCCTGTGATATATGTCTTTTTCTATCCCTGGTTCAGGAAAGCTattaaacacattgtaacacttAAGATACTGAAGCCTGGCTCCTCTGAGGCTAACATAGTGTAG